The proteins below are encoded in one region of Clostridium fermenticellae:
- the rpoZ gene encoding DNA-directed RNA polymerase subunit omega, with protein MNDDMINPSVVDLLKLVDNRYTLITMTAKRARQLIQGSEPLVSVDSTKPVTIAINEIYKGAITYKTVKEGIK; from the coding sequence ATGAATGATGATATGATTAATCCATCTGTAGTGGATTTGTTAAAATTGGTTGACAATAGGTATACATTGATTACAATGACTGCTAAAAGAGCAAGACAACTTATACAGGGATCTGAACCTCTCGTAAGTGTTGATTCTACTAAACCTGTTACTATAGCAATTAATGAAATCTATAAAGGTGCAATTACTTATAAGACAGTCAAGGAGGGTATAAAGTAA